GCGACCACGGCGCCGTGCTCCGCCGCGTCCTGCCGCAGTTCGCCCGCGAGCTGACCGCCGGCCTCGGCGCCCACGCGTACGCCATCGACCACGTCGGCATCTCGTTCGAGCGCGGCGACTGGCAGCGGTGGCCCGCCGAGCAGAGCGCGGCCGTACGGGAATTCCTGCACGCCTGGTGGGCCCACACCCTCCGCACCCCGGACCCGGCCGTCCCCGCGGACGACCTCCTGCCGCTGTGCGGGGAGGCCTCCGGCACGCTGGGCCCGTGGCTGGCGGTGTGGGAGGCGACCGAAGGCCCCGTCGCCGACCGCCACCTGGCCGAGACCCTCGACGCCTGGACGACGCAGCTGCTGGTGGGCCTCCTGCCGTGGTTCTCCTGGAGCAACACCCGGGAGGAGGACGAGGCCGTGCACGAGGAGCTCACCGCCTGGTTCGTACGCCACGCCCCCGCACGGCTGCGCGCCCACGGCGCCTGCGAGGAGCTGCTCGACGACCTGCACCTGCTCGCCCTCCCCGGCCCCGTCCGCTTGGCGGAGCCGCACCGGCAGCACGTCCTCCGCCGCATCGAAGCAGCGGCTACGCCTCCACCCGCAGCCCCAGCTGCGCCGCCAGCGCCGGAGCCAGATCGAACAGCTGCGCCGGGCTGATCACGGCCCCGGCCAGCGCGTCCACTCCCCGGGCGATCCCCAGCTCCGCGGCCTCCCGCAGGTCCACGTCCTGCATCCGCACCCCGCTGAAGTCCACCCCGCGCAGCGCGCAGTCCCGGAACTCCACCCGCTCCAGCACCGCGCCCCCGAAGTCCGGCTCCACCAGCACGCACCCCTCGAAGACCACGTCCTTGAGCCGCGCCTTGCGCAGGTTCAGGTAGTCGATCTTCCCGCCGCGGACCACCACGCGCTCCAGCACGGCCCCGTGCAGCTGCACCCCGCCCAGCCGGGCGTCCACCAGCTCCACGTCCCGCAGCGAGGCCCCGGACAGGTCCGTGCCCACGCCCCGGACCCCCTCCAGCACCGAGTCCAGGATCCGCGCCTTCGACAGCCCCGCCTCGTCCAGTACGCAGCGCCGCACCGCGCAGTCCATGAACCGGGCCCCGATCCCCTCCTGCCCCGCCAGGTCCAGGTCCGCGAACTCGATCCCGTCGTAGTCCCCGTCCGGCTCCAGCCCGCCCCCTTCCCACGCCACCAGCTCCGGCAGCCGTACCTCCGGCCGTCGCGCCGCCTTCACCGTCCGCTGCTGCCCCTTGCTCGCCATGCCCCCATCGTGGCCCACCCCACCGACAACCCCTCGACTTCAACCCTGCTCAGGTCAGGTACGAACGCACCGGCAAGGTAGTCCTCGAACCCTGACCGGCCTGACCGCCCCAGGCGGAGCCCAGCGACGCCAGCGCCCCGTCCGTCAGCCGGTACACCGACCACTCCTCCTGCGGCCGCGCGCCCAAGGCCTCGTAGAAGGCGATGGTCGGCGCGTTCCACTTCAGCACCGACCACTCCAGCCGCTCGTAGCCCCGCTCCACGCACGTCCGCGCCAGCTCCGCCAGCAGCGCCTTCCCGTGACCGCCCCCGCGCACGCCGGGCCGCACGTACAGGTCCTCCAGATAGATCCCGTGCACCCCGCGCCACGTCGAGAAGGAGAGGAACCACAGCGAGAAACCGACGGCCTCCCCGTCCTCCGTCTCCGCGATGTGCGCGAACACGGCCGGACGCTCCCCGAACAGCGCCTCCCGCAACTGCTCCTCGGTGGCCCGCGCTTCGTGCGGCACCTTCTCGTACTCGGCGAGTTCGCGGATCATCGCGTGGATGACGGGGACGTCGGTGACTTCAGCGCTACGGATCATGCGCGCAGCCTAATACTGCAACCGCATGTGTGGGTCGTGGCCTCGGCGTTGGTAATGGCAGCGGCGGGCTCGGGCCTGGCTGCGGCGCCGGAAGCGTGACCAGTGCAGACGGTGCTCGTTGCTGTGGCAGCGGGGCGTGACGACGACGTGCCCGATCATCCGGCGGATCTCCGGGACGCTGAGGGGTATGAGGTCTTGCTCGTCATCTCCGCTGCCCCTTTTGCGGCTTCTGCGGCACGGATGGCCGTGAGGTAGGCCAGGACGGCCATGGCCAGGGTGATGTGCCGGTACCAGGCCCGGTAGAGCCGCACCTGGTAGTGATCGAGCCCGCATTCACCCTTCGCGGTCTGGAAGCATTCCTCCACCGCCCACCTGGCTCCGGCGGTCCTGACCAGGTCTTTCAGCCGGGAAGTGACGGGGCCATAGCAGACGTAGTAGGCGATGTCGGTGGGGTCGGACAGGTTGCGGCGGGCGAGCACCCAGTGCCCGAATCCGCCCTCCCAGGCGGGCCGGATCGCGACGCGGGCCCAGTGGTAGATCCGCTGGCCGTGGGCGCCTGCTCCGGCGGAGATCCGCTTCCATGCCTGCTTCGGCAGGGCCGCGATCAGCTCGTCGACGCGGGCGTCCCGGCCGTCGGCGGTGATCACGGTGTCGTTGACCTTGGTGGCCAGCACATACGCGGCCTGGCGTTCTTCCAGCCAGGCGCGGAAGTGCTTGACCTGCCCGTATGCCTCGTCCGCGGTCACCCAGGCGAAGGGAACAGCCGCGTCGATGGCGCGTTGCAGCATCCACTTGAGGTGCTCGATCTTCGTGGCGAACGGCACGGTGTCGTCGATCCCGGCTGCCCGGCAGCGGTCGCGGTCGTCCGTCCAGGACTTCGGGACGTAGAGTTCCCGGTCGATCAGCGCCCGCCCTTTGGCGGATGCGTAGGCGAGGAAGGTGCCGATCTGGCAGTTCTCGGTGCGGCCAGCGGTGCCGGAATACTGCCGCTGGACCCCTGCTGACCTGGTGCCCTTCTTCAGGAACCCGGTGTCGTCCCCGATGAGCACGCCATCCTTGGCGCCGATGGTCTCCACGACGAAGTCCCGGACATCGTCGCGGACCGCGTTCTCGTCCCATTCGGAGTGGTTGAGCAGGCGTTGCACACCGTCCGGGCGGAGCTGGCCGACCTGCTCGGCCAGCGTCCACCCGTTCTTCTTCTCTAGCGGCGCAAGCAGGCCCGTCATGTAGTCCAGAGCCCGATCACGTGGCTCCGACCTGCCAAAACGATGCCCGAACCGGGCATGCAACCCCGCTACACCCTCGGACCACGACTCGATCTGCTCAACCGTCAGCGATTCATCACACAGTCACAACAACGAGCAACCTCACCGACCGTCACGCCACATGCGGTTGCAGTACTAAGGGGGCGGATCGCCTGCGCGTCAGCGCCCGAGCAGCACCTCCGCGACGGTCAACTGCTCCTCGTCCAGGCGCTCTTCCCCGTCCTCCACGTCCCACAGGGAGTTCTGCAGCACCCGCCCGAGCGTCCACGCCCGCGCCCGTTCCCGGTCCGGTCCCACCGCCTCCGCCAGCAGGTCGAACCGCCACCGCACCTCCTGCGGCCGGAAGTTGTTGACGATCGCCGGCAGCAGATCGAAGCCCGGATCCCCCGCCAGCGGCTTCGGATCGATCGCCAGCCAGGGCTCCCGGCCGCCCGCCAGCACGTTGTCGTAGTGCAGGTCCCAGTGCAGCAGCCGGTCCCCCGGCTCGCCCGCGACCTCCGCCACCGCCGCCGCGCAGTCCCGCAGCACCCGCCGTTCCCGCTCCTCCACCAGCAGCCCCGCCGCCCGCGGCACGTCCTCCAGCATCTGCGCCGCGATCTCGCCCAGTCCGCGCAGCCCGGCCGGCGCGGCCACCGCCGTCAGCTGCGCCAGCAGCTCCCCGGCCACCCCCACCGCCCGCCGCGCGTCGCGCCGCGCGAGTGCCGACAGGTGCTGCCGCTCGTCCAGCCGTTCCAGCAGCAGCGTGCCCGTCTCCGGGTCGTGCTCCAGCAGCCGTACGCACCCCCGCCCGCCCCACGCGCGCAGTGCGACCGGCTCCCCCGCGCTCTCCTCGTCCAGCGACACCAGCTTCAGTACGGCCGCACTCCCGTCGGCCCGCTCCACCGGCAGCACCAACGCCGTCACCCCGTGCATGGCCGGCCCGGCGCACCGCAGCTCCCAGCGCTCCAGGAACCGCGCCGCCCGCCCCGGCAGCGCCGCGATGAACTCCCGCCCCGCATCGCCGTTGAACCTGAGCTGCGCCTCGACCAGCCCGTCCGGAATCTCCCCGATGTCCACCATGATCCGAAGGTAACCCGGCAAGCCGCACCGGCGGGCCCGCAGCGACGGCTAACCGATCCCCGCGCCCTGCAGCGTCCGCGCGAAGGCCTGCGCGTCGAACATCGAGCCGTCCCTCGCCCCCAGCGCCCGCCCGTCCACCAGCACCACCGGCGTCCCCTGCGCGCCGGTCGCCTCGAAGGCCTTCTCCGCCTCGCCGGCCCACCCCTCGTACGCCATCCCCGCGACGGCCTCGTCGAAGGCCGCACCCCGCAGCCCCGGCACCTCGTCAGCGATCTTCAGCAGCAGCTCGTCCGTGAACTTCCCCTCCGGCCGACTGGCGAACACCGCCGCCTGGTACTGCGCGAACCGCCCCGCGTCCACCGACGCCCGCAGCGCGTTCACCGCCTTCACCGACCCGCTCGCCCCGCCCCGGTCCAGGAAGGAGGCCAGCAGGTACTCCACCTTCACCCGGCCGGCCGCCGCCAGCTTCAGCAGCGTCTCACCGCCGGCCGCCTCGAACTTCGCGCAGGAGCCGCACCGCGGATCCACCAGCACCTGCGCCGTGCGCGGCGCGTCCGGCTTCCCCACGACGACCTTCGCCCCGTCGACCTGAGCCGGCAGCTTCGCCAGCACGTCCGCGATCGGACTCGTCCGCACGGCGGCCGGGTCCGCGCCGGCCCGCCCGTTCCCGCTCCCGCCGCCGGCGCCGTCCGCCCCGCAGCCGGCCACCGCCCCGACCGACAGCACCGCCGCCGCCATCCCCGTGACGATCCGCCCCGCGCGCCCTGCCCTGCGTATGCCGCCCGTCATCAACCGGACCTCTCACCCGAAAATACAACAAAACCCCCACCACCCTACGGTCCCCGCCACCCCTCCCACATCGGCCATCGGGCCTGGAAACCCGCCCCAACGCACGACAACCAGCCCCTGGACGCCCCGCCGGAACCGGGTGTACCAACTCCCCCATGACGATCAACGGCGGTATTTCCTTCTGGTACGCGACCGACCCGGACGCCGCGGCCACCCCACCCCGCGCCCCCCTCACCGCCGACAGCACCGCCGACGTCGTCATCGTCGGCGGCGGCTACACCGGCCTGTGGACCGCCTACTACCTCAAGCAGGCCGCCCCCGACCTCCACATCACCGTCCTGGAACAGAAGTTCTGCGGCTACGGCGCCTCCGGCCGCAACGGCGGCTGGCTCTACAACGGCATCGCCGGCCGCGACCGCTACGCCGCACTCCACGGCCACGAGGCCGCCCGCCGCCTCCAGCACGCCATGAACGAGACGGTCACCGAGGTCATCGACGTCACCGCCAAGGAAGGCATCGACGCCGACATCCACCGCGGCGGCGTCCTCGAAGTCGCCCGCACCCCCGCCCAGCTCGGCCGCCTCAAGGCCTTCCACGCCGCCGAACTCTCCTTCGGCGAGAGCGACCGGGAACTGTTCGACGCCACCGAGACCCACCGGCGCATCACCATCGCCGACGCCGTCGGCTCCAGCTGGAGCCCGCACGGCGCCCGCATCCACCCCCTCAAGCTGGTCAAGGGCCTCGCCTCCGCCTGCGAACGCCTCGGCGTCGTCATCCACGAGTCGACCCCCGTCACCGAGATCGCCCCCCGCCGCGCCGTCACCCCCTACGGCACCGTCCGCGCCCCGTACGTCCTGCGCTGCACCGAGGGCTTCACCGCCGCCCTCAAGGGCCAGAAGCGCGCGTGGCTGCCGATGAACTCCTCGATGATCGTCACCGCCCCGCTCCCCGCCGCGACCTGGGCCCAACTGGGCTGGTCGGACTTCCCGGTCCTCGGCGACATGGCCCACGCGTACATGTACGCCCAGCGCACCGCGGACGACCGCATCGCGATCGGCGGGCGCGGAGTCCCGTACCGCTTCGGATCACGCGCGGCCACCGCCGAAAACACAGGCCGCACCCAGCCCGCCACGATCGAATCCCTGCGCGACCTCCTCTTCTCCTTCTTCCCGCAGCTCACGGGTACGGAGATCACCCACGCGTGGTCCGGCGTCCTCGGCGTCCCCCGCGACTGGTGCGCCACCGTCACCCTCGACCGCACCACGGGGCTGGGCTGGGCCGGCGGTTACGTCGGCTCGGGCGTCACCACCGCCAACCTCGCCGCCCGCACCCTGCGCGACCTCGTCCTCGGCGAGTCCACCGACCTCACCGCCCTCCCCTGGGTGGGCCACAAGGTCCGCCGCTGGGAGCCGGAACCCTTCCGCTGGCTCGGCGTCCAGGCCCTCTACGCCGCCTACCGCGAGGCCGACCGTCGCGAAACGGCCACCCACCGCCCCACGACAACACCCCTGGCCCGCCTGGCGGACCGCATCTCGGGCCGCCACTGAAGCCCGGCCGCCCAGGACATGCCGAAGGCCCCGGACCATGCAGGTCCGGGGCCTTCGGGCACAGAGCCCCCTGTCGGGTTCGAACCGACGACCCCCGCTTTACAAGAGCGGTGCTCTGGCCAGCTGAGCTAAGGAGGCAAGCCGCCATCACTCTACACAGACCGCTCTTGCACGGGCCATCACATTGAAAGCTGCAGGCGTCACCCGGCCGGTTACTTCGCGTCGCCGTTGAACCTCGCGGCCGACCAGAAGTAGCCGAGCACCGCGAGACCCAGGCACCAGGCGACCGCGAGCCACCCGTTGTGGCCGATCTCGCTGCCGAGCAGCAGTCCGCGCAGGGTCTCGATGACCGGCGTGAAGGGCTGGTACTCGGCGACCGGCTGGAACCAGCCCGGCATCGCGTCGACCGGGACGAAAGCGCTGGAGAGCAGCGGCAGCAGGATCATCGGCATCGCGTTGTTGCTGGCGGCCTCGGCGTTCGGGCTGATCAGGCCCATGCCGACCGCGATCCAGGTGAGCGCCGTGGCGAAGAGCACGAGCAGCCCGAACGCCGCCAGCCACTCCAGGGCGGTCGCGTCCGTGGACCGGAAACCGATGGCCACGGCGACGGCGCCCACGAGGACCACGCTCATCACGCACTGCAGCACGCTGCCGACGACGTGCCCGATGAGCACCGCCCCGCGGTGGATCGCCATGGTGCGGAAGCGGGCGATGATCCCCTCGGTCATGTCGTTGGAGACGGACACGGCGGTCCCGACGACGGTGCCGCCGACGGTCATCAGCAGGATGCCCGGGACGACGTACGCGATGTACGCGGAGCGGTCCGCGCCGCCTCCGATGCCGGCGCTCATCACGTCTCCGAAGATGTAGACGAAGAGGAGCAGCAGCATGATCGGCGTGAGCAGCAGGTTCAGGGTGAGCGACGGATAGCGCCGGGCGTGCAGGAGGTTGCGGCGCAGCATCGTGTTCGAGTCGCGGACGGCGAGGGAGAAGGAGCTCATCGGACGGCCTCCTTGGGCTGGTCGGGGACGTTCGTCGCGCCGGTCAGGGCGAAGAAGACGTCGTCGAGGTCGGGGGTGTGCACGGTCAGTTCGTCGGCCTCGATGCCGGCGGAGTCCAGCCGGTCGAGGATGGCGCGGAGCTCGCGCTGGCTGCCGTCGCTGGGGATCTGCAGGGCAAGGGCCTCGTCGTCCCTGGTGACGTCGCGCAGGGTGGCGGTGGCGGTCCGGTACGCGGCCGGGTCGGCGAAGCGCAGTCGCACGTGTCCGCCGGGGATGAGCCGCTTCAGCTCCTCGGCGGTGCCCTGGGCGGCGATCCGGC
Above is a genomic segment from Streptomyces sp. NBC_01233 containing:
- a CDS encoding pentapeptide repeat-containing protein; translated protein: MASKGQQRTVKAARRPEVRLPELVAWEGGGLEPDGDYDGIEFADLDLAGQEGIGARFMDCAVRRCVLDEAGLSKARILDSVLEGVRGVGTDLSGASLRDVELVDARLGGVQLHGAVLERVVVRGGKIDYLNLRKARLKDVVFEGCVLVEPDFGGAVLERVEFRDCALRGVDFSGVRMQDVDLREAAELGIARGVDALAGAVISPAQLFDLAPALAAQLGLRVEA
- a CDS encoding GNAT family N-acetyltransferase, which gives rise to MIRSAEVTDVPVIHAMIRELAEYEKVPHEARATEEQLREALFGERPAVFAHIAETEDGEAVGFSLWFLSFSTWRGVHGIYLEDLYVRPGVRGGGHGKALLAELARTCVERGYERLEWSVLKWNAPTIAFYEALGARPQEEWSVYRLTDGALASLGSAWGGQAGQGSRTTLPVRSYLT
- a CDS encoding IS701 family transposase produces the protein MESWSEGVAGLHARFGHRFGRSEPRDRALDYMTGLLAPLEKKNGWTLAEQVGQLRPDGVQRLLNHSEWDENAVRDDVRDFVVETIGAKDGVLIGDDTGFLKKGTRSAGVQRQYSGTAGRTENCQIGTFLAYASAKGRALIDRELYVPKSWTDDRDRCRAAGIDDTVPFATKIEHLKWMLQRAIDAAVPFAWVTADEAYGQVKHFRAWLEERQAAYVLATKVNDTVITADGRDARVDELIAALPKQAWKRISAGAGAHGQRIYHWARVAIRPAWEGGFGHWVLARRNLSDPTDIAYYVCYGPVTSRLKDLVRTAGARWAVEECFQTAKGECGLDHYQVRLYRAWYRHITLAMAVLAYLTAIRAAEAAKGAAEMTSKTSYPSASRRSAG
- a CDS encoding aminoglycoside phosphotransferase family protein, with translation MVDIGEIPDGLVEAQLRFNGDAGREFIAALPGRAARFLERWELRCAGPAMHGVTALVLPVERADGSAAVLKLVSLDEESAGEPVALRAWGGRGCVRLLEHDPETGTLLLERLDERQHLSALARRDARRAVGVAGELLAQLTAVAAPAGLRGLGEIAAQMLEDVPRAAGLLVEERERRVLRDCAAAVAEVAGEPGDRLLHWDLHYDNVLAGGREPWLAIDPKPLAGDPGFDLLPAIVNNFRPQEVRWRFDLLAEAVGPDRERARAWTLGRVLQNSLWDVEDGEERLDEEQLTVAEVLLGR
- a CDS encoding DsbA family protein, whose product is MTGGIRRAGRAGRIVTGMAAAVLSVGAVAGCGADGAGGGSGNGRAGADPAAVRTSPIADVLAKLPAQVDGAKVVVGKPDAPRTAQVLVDPRCGSCAKFEAAGGETLLKLAAAGRVKVEYLLASFLDRGGASGSVKAVNALRASVDAGRFAQYQAAVFASRPEGKFTDELLLKIADEVPGLRGAAFDEAVAGMAYEGWAGEAEKAFEATGAQGTPVVLVDGRALGARDGSMFDAQAFARTLQGAGIG
- a CDS encoding NAD(P)/FAD-dependent oxidoreductase is translated as MTINGGISFWYATDPDAAATPPRAPLTADSTADVVIVGGGYTGLWTAYYLKQAAPDLHITVLEQKFCGYGASGRNGGWLYNGIAGRDRYAALHGHEAARRLQHAMNETVTEVIDVTAKEGIDADIHRGGVLEVARTPAQLGRLKAFHAAELSFGESDRELFDATETHRRITIADAVGSSWSPHGARIHPLKLVKGLASACERLGVVIHESTPVTEIAPRRAVTPYGTVRAPYVLRCTEGFTAALKGQKRAWLPMNSSMIVTAPLPAATWAQLGWSDFPVLGDMAHAYMYAQRTADDRIAIGGRGVPYRFGSRAATAENTGRTQPATIESLRDLLFSFFPQLTGTEITHAWSGVLGVPRDWCATVTLDRTTGLGWAGGYVGSGVTTANLAARTLRDLVLGESTDLTALPWVGHKVRRWEPEPFRWLGVQALYAAYREADRRETATHRPTTTPLARLADRISGRH
- a CDS encoding ABC transporter permease; this encodes MSSFSLAVRDSNTMLRRNLLHARRYPSLTLNLLLTPIMLLLLFVYIFGDVMSAGIGGGADRSAYIAYVVPGILLMTVGGTVVGTAVSVSNDMTEGIIARFRTMAIHRGAVLIGHVVGSVLQCVMSVVLVGAVAVAIGFRSTDATALEWLAAFGLLVLFATALTWIAVGMGLISPNAEAASNNAMPMILLPLLSSAFVPVDAMPGWFQPVAEYQPFTPVIETLRGLLLGSEIGHNGWLAVAWCLGLAVLGYFWSAARFNGDAK